The Xanthomonas sp. DAR 80977 nucleotide sequence CGCGCACGGCGCCAAGATCTGCCTGCAGCTGCTGCATGCCGGGCGCTACGCCTACCACCCGCTGTCGGTGGCGCCGTCGAAGCTGAAGGCGCCGATCAACCCGTTCACCCCGCGTGCGCTGTCCGCACGCGGGGTCGAGCGCCAGATCGACGCCTATGCGCGCGCCGCGCGGCTGGCGCGCGAGGCCGGCTACGACGGCGTGGAAGTGATGGGTTCGGAAGGCTACCTGATCAACGAGTTCGTGGCCCCGCGCAGCAATCGCCGCGACGACGCCTGGGGCGGCGACGCGCGCAAGCGCATGCGCTTCGCGGTGGAGATCGTGCGCCGCATCCGCGAGGCCTGCGGGGCGGATTTCATCATCGTCTACCGGCTGTCGCTGGTGGACCTGGTCGAGGACGGCAGCGACTGGCAGGAGATCGTGGCGCAGGCGCAAGCGATCGAGGCCGCCGGCGCGACGCTGATCAACTCCGGCATCGGCTGGCACGAGGCGCGGGTGCCGACCATCGCCACCTCGGTACCGCGCGCCGCCTTCGCCGGCGTCACCGCCAAGCTCAAGCCGCACGTGCGGGTGCCGCTGATCGCCACCAACCGCATCAACATGCCCGACGTGGCCGAGCGCATCCTCGCCGACGGCGGCGCCGACATGGTGTCGCTGGCGCGGCCGCTACTGGCCGATCCGCAATGGCCGAACAAGGCGCGGCGTGGCCAGGCGCATGCGATCAACACCTGCATCGCCTGCAACCAGGCGTGCCTGGACCACGTGTTCGAGAACAAGACCGCCAGTTGCCTGGTCAATCCGCGCGCGGCCGCGGAGACCGAACTGAACTACCTGCCCACCGCGGCGCCCAGGCGCATCGCCGTGGTCGGCGCCGGCCCGGCCGGACTGGCCTGCGCCACGGTGGCCGCCGAACGAGGCCACCGCGTGACCCTGTTCGACAGCGCCGCGGAGATCGGCGGCCAGTTCAACGTGGCCAAGCGCATTCCGGGCAAGGAGGAATTCCACGAGACGCTGCGCTATTTCCGCTACCAGCTCGAGGCCACCGGCGTGGACCTGCGTCTGCAGACCACCGCCGATGCGGCGCTGCTGGCCGATTTCGACGACGTGGTGCTGGCCACCGGCATCGTGCCGCGCGCGGTGGCGTTCCCCGGCGCCGACCATCCCAACGTGGTCAGCTATCTGGACGTGTTGCAGGGCCGGGTGCAGGCCGCGGACAAGGTCGCGATCATCGGCGCCGGCGGCATCGGCTTCGACGT carries:
- a CDS encoding FAD-dependent oxidoreductase; this translates as MSPASGQPDPSPAAYPHLFAPLDLGFTQLRNRVLMGSMHTGLEDRARDFPKLAAYFAERAAGGAGLIVTGGFAPNVVGWLKPFGGKLSWPWEVRPHRQVTRAVHAHGAKICLQLLHAGRYAYHPLSVAPSKLKAPINPFTPRALSARGVERQIDAYARAARLAREAGYDGVEVMGSEGYLINEFVAPRSNRRDDAWGGDARKRMRFAVEIVRRIREACGADFIIVYRLSLVDLVEDGSDWQEIVAQAQAIEAAGATLINSGIGWHEARVPTIATSVPRAAFAGVTAKLKPHVRVPLIATNRINMPDVAERILADGGADMVSLARPLLADPQWPNKARRGQAHAINTCIACNQACLDHVFENKTASCLVNPRAAAETELNYLPTAAPRRIAVVGAGPAGLACATVAAERGHRVTLFDSAAEIGGQFNVAKRIPGKEEFHETLRYFRYQLEATGVDLRLQTTADAALLADFDDVVLATGIVPRAVAFPGADHPNVVSYLDVLQGRVQAADKVAIIGAGGIGFDVGEFLVHAGVSTALDPARWMAEWGVDPQFEARGALRKPQPEAPARKVWLLQRSAGRPGARLGKTTGWIHRATLKAKGVTMLGGVEYLGMDDAGLRIRVDGAEQLLPVGTVVVCAGQEPRRDLHDALQAAGRKPHLIGGADVAAELDAKRAIAQGSRLAAML